The Ignavibacteriota bacterium genome has a window encoding:
- a CDS encoding outer membrane beta-barrel protein has translation MKKSLLLVTVLVVAASISFAQMPSVKFGVQGNIGSINVAEPMKSVYGSGLGGGAHLDISFAILSLRVSGDYISFAPDNGKYQEALAKLTGSAASMFSIDGGRINILSGNVNLKWAILPLPIVTPYMTGGIGLASISVNDATIKMNGIQQGTIAGVKGETKTAFNVGAGVDLKVGITLFIEGKYTWIMTEGETSTYIPISIGITF, from the coding sequence ATGAAGAAGTCTCTACTCCTCGTTACGGTGCTCGTGGTGGCTGCATCGATCTCCTTTGCTCAGATGCCGTCGGTAAAGTTCGGGGTCCAGGGCAATATCGGGTCCATCAATGTCGCCGAACCTATGAAGAGTGTCTATGGTTCGGGATTGGGAGGGGGAGCGCACCTTGATATCTCGTTCGCGATCCTTTCCCTGCGGGTCTCCGGCGATTATATCTCGTTCGCGCCGGACAACGGGAAGTATCAGGAAGCGCTTGCGAAGCTGACCGGGTCTGCGGCATCGATGTTCAGCATCGATGGCGGACGCATCAACATCCTGTCGGGTAATGTGAACCTGAAGTGGGCGATCCTTCCGTTGCCGATCGTGACGCCCTACATGACCGGCGGTATCGGGCTGGCGAGCATCTCCGTGAACGATGCGACGATCAAGATGAACGGGATCCAGCAGGGAACGATCGCCGGCGTGAAAGGTGAGACCAAGACCGCATTCAATGTGGGCGCCGGCGTCGATCTGAAGGTCGGCATCACGCTCTTCATCGAAGGCAAGTACACGTGGATCATGACGGAAGGGGAAACGAGCACGTACATCCCGATCTCGATCGGGATCACCTTCTAG
- the larE gene encoding ATP-dependent sacrificial sulfur transferase LarE gives MLSAETTVKYEKLKTILREMGSVVIGYSGGVDSTLLLRVAADTIGAKALAVIGRSETYPTKEFEEAVALAEEMHARYMVIRTEETDEIKFRENPPDRCYYCKTELFGKLGGIAEQENIPWIADGTITDDLGDFRPGMKAKDEKNVRSPLLEAGLNKAEVREISHELGLSTWDKQSFACLSSRFPYGTGITKENLTRVDAAETFLRENGFRSFRVRFHDASTARIEVGPLELPRLVAEPLRSALVNHLKALGFIYVTLDLQGYRTGAMNEVLGLK, from the coding sequence ATGCTGTCAGCAGAGACGACGGTCAAATATGAGAAGCTGAAGACGATCCTGCGCGAGATGGGAAGCGTGGTGATCGGATACTCGGGCGGTGTGGACAGCACACTGCTCCTCCGGGTGGCAGCCGACACGATCGGGGCGAAGGCCCTCGCGGTGATCGGGCGGTCCGAGACCTACCCGACGAAGGAGTTCGAGGAGGCGGTGGCCCTCGCCGAGGAGATGCATGCGCGGTACATGGTGATCAGGACCGAAGAGACGGACGAGATCAAGTTCCGCGAGAACCCGCCGGACCGCTGCTACTACTGCAAGACGGAATTGTTCGGCAAGCTGGGCGGCATCGCGGAACAGGAGAACATCCCGTGGATCGCCGATGGCACGATCACCGATGACCTCGGCGATTTCCGGCCGGGCATGAAGGCGAAGGACGAGAAGAACGTCCGTTCCCCGCTCCTCGAGGCCGGATTGAACAAAGCCGAGGTCCGCGAGATCTCGCACGAGCTCGGGCTCTCCACCTGGGACAAGCAGTCGTTCGCCTGCCTGTCGTCGCGCTTCCCGTACGGCACCGGCATCACGAAGGAGAACCTCACCCGTGTGGATGCGGCCGAGACGTTCCTGCGTGAGAACGGCTTCCGTTCGTTCCGTGTGCGGTTCCATGATGCGAGCACGGCGCGCATCGAGGTCGGACCGCTCGAACTGCCGCGCCTCGTTGCCGAGCCGCTGCGGTCGGCATTGGTGAATCACCTGAAAGCATTGGGATTCATCTATGTAACATTGGATCTGCAGGGGTATCGCACCGGCGCAATGAATGAAGTGTTAGGGCTCAAGTAA
- a CDS encoding tetratricopeptide repeat protein, whose protein sequence is MSKLDFNGFEDDDSEEGKKDRFEDELKKYKDLYGDGTSEITSIEALEELVNYFFDHERFEEALKMVERLLTFVPYSADAWQRKGLILSNLYRFEEALAAFTTALGLNPVDPDILVNRGITLDDLGRLEEALATFEQALSIEPTHEDGLFNKAVTLEKMEKYEESAQIFRFILEGNPDHREAWYELGYCYDYLDQLEDSLRCYDEHLDRDPYNHNAWYNRGIVLSRLGQYHRALESYDLSLAVNENFPAAWYNKGNAYANLGRLHDAVECYRETIRLEPKDLPAWHNLGNAYEELSEFKEAILCFTQSVKLDPNHYESYFGRGSCYDALEDNRHALADYNKAIELAGEYPELWYAKADLLYNMGKVRESLLSYRMVTRLEPGNAEAWLDYGETLFELGYFRQALKAFDRSVDANPHSADSYYLRAKVLLVLNRNYEAVESLKSSFYLDPQKRKEFEREYPGVKSIKEFKNLLRK, encoded by the coding sequence ATGAGCAAACTGGATTTCAACGGTTTTGAAGATGACGATAGCGAAGAGGGGAAGAAGGACCGCTTCGAAGATGAGCTGAAGAAGTACAAAGACCTGTACGGGGACGGTACCTCGGAGATCACGAGCATCGAGGCCCTGGAAGAACTGGTCAACTACTTCTTCGATCACGAGCGGTTCGAGGAAGCGCTCAAGATGGTGGAGCGCCTTCTCACATTCGTCCCCTATAGCGCCGACGCATGGCAGCGCAAAGGGCTCATCCTGAGCAATTTGTACCGCTTTGAGGAGGCGCTGGCCGCGTTCACGACGGCCCTCGGGCTCAACCCCGTGGATCCGGATATCCTTGTCAACCGCGGGATCACCCTTGACGACCTCGGACGCCTTGAAGAGGCGCTGGCCACTTTTGAACAGGCCCTGTCGATCGAGCCCACCCATGAGGACGGACTTTTCAACAAGGCCGTGACCCTTGAGAAGATGGAGAAGTACGAAGAGTCGGCGCAGATCTTCCGCTTCATCCTCGAGGGGAACCCGGACCACCGCGAAGCCTGGTACGAACTCGGTTACTGCTACGACTACCTCGACCAGCTCGAGGATTCGCTCCGGTGCTACGACGAGCATCTGGACCGCGATCCGTACAACCACAACGCATGGTATAATAGAGGCATCGTCCTCAGCCGGCTCGGACAGTACCACCGGGCCCTGGAAAGTTACGACCTCTCGCTTGCCGTCAACGAGAACTTCCCCGCGGCCTGGTATAACAAGGGGAACGCGTACGCCAACCTCGGCCGCCTTCACGACGCCGTGGAATGCTACAGGGAAACCATCCGGCTGGAGCCGAAGGACCTTCCCGCCTGGCACAACCTCGGGAACGCGTACGAGGAACTGAGCGAGTTCAAGGAAGCCATCCTGTGCTTCACCCAATCGGTGAAGCTTGACCCGAACCATTACGAGTCGTACTTCGGCCGCGGCAGCTGCTACGACGCCCTCGAGGATAACCGCCACGCACTGGCGGATTACAACAAGGCGATCGAGCTTGCCGGCGAATACCCCGAGCTCTGGTATGCGAAGGCTGACCTCCTCTATAATATGGGAAAGGTCCGCGAGTCACTCCTCAGCTACCGGATGGTGACGCGTCTCGAACCCGGGAATGCCGAGGCATGGCTGGACTATGGCGAGACCCTCTTCGAGCTCGGCTATTTCCGCCAGGCGCTCAAGGCATTCGACCGATCGGTGGATGCCAATCCGCACTCCGCCGACTCCTACTACCTCCGGGCGAAGGTGCTTCTGGTCCTCAACCGGAACTATGAGGCGGTGGAATCTCTGAAGAGTTCTTTCTATCTTGACCCGCAGAAGCGGAAGGAATTCGAGCGCGAGTATCCCGGTGTGAAGTCGATCAAAGAGTTCAAGAACCTGCTGCGCAAGTAG
- a CDS encoding YggS family pyridoxal phosphate-dependent enzyme yields the protein MISANIDRVRAGIAAACRRVARRPEDVTLIAVTKTFPAAQIREAVRAGVADVGENYVQELLPKHDELSGEAIRWHFIGHLQSNKVKYLAPWVTMVQALDNRSLAEELDRRAKQHGRVIDVLVEVNTTAEPSKFGVKPEDVLPFVRSLADLQAIRISGLMTIGPFLPDPEGSRPMFRQLRGLRDELGGISQANLHPVHLSMGMTGDYEVAVEEGATFIRIGTALFGTRPKKQ from the coding sequence ATGATTTCAGCCAATATTGACAGGGTTCGGGCCGGGATCGCCGCTGCCTGCCGGAGGGTAGCCCGCCGTCCGGAGGATGTAACGCTGATAGCGGTGACCAAGACCTTTCCGGCAGCACAGATACGGGAGGCGGTCCGCGCCGGGGTCGCGGACGTCGGGGAGAATTATGTCCAGGAACTCCTCCCCAAACACGACGAGCTGTCCGGTGAGGCCATCCGATGGCACTTCATCGGACATCTTCAGTCAAATAAGGTGAAGTACCTCGCGCCATGGGTGACGATGGTGCAGGCCCTGGACAACCGCTCGCTCGCGGAGGAGTTGGATCGACGGGCGAAGCAACATGGGCGGGTCATCGACGTTCTTGTCGAGGTGAATACGACGGCGGAGCCATCGAAGTTCGGTGTGAAACCGGAGGACGTGCTCCCGTTCGTGCGGTCGCTGGCCGACCTGCAGGCGATACGGATCAGCGGGTTGATGACGATCGGCCCATTCCTTCCCGACCCGGAAGGATCACGGCCGATGTTCCGGCAGCTCCGGGGACTCCGCGATGAGCTCGGCGGGATCTCGCAGGCGAACCTGCACCCGGTCCATCTGTCGATGGGGATGACCGGCGACTACGAAGTGGCGGTGGAAGAAGGGGCGACATTCATACGGATCGGGACGGCGTTGTTCGGGACCCGACCGAAAAAGCAGTAG
- a CDS encoding asparagine synthetase B, translating into MLTPRAVAADKLLIPMDLEQTDHLKAYGIAYWALTKNIEVDWLLNYRGGSFMMDSNPLLVTECRVRGIAAQSIGGGQAAGIYEEVQRDDNNMDVVRLEKAPRIAVYVPPGFQPWDDAVTLALEYAEITYEKLWDTEVLGGKLNEYDWLHLHHEDFTGQYGKFYASFAGASWYIEQQVMQEAEAKKLGFRKVSELKKAVVRTIRDYVANGGFLFAMCSAADSYDIALAAENTDICDVMYDGDPPDRDAQSRLDYSRTFAFTDFSLERNPLRYEYSDIDQPPSDVLALQDPETDYFTLFEFSAKFDPVPTMLTQCHVNVLKGFLGQTTNFKKSLVKRSCIILAERDGMDQVRYLHGNVGRGTFTFYGGHDPEDYQHAVGDPPTNLSLHKNSPGYRLILNNILFPAAKKKQQKT; encoded by the coding sequence ATGCTGACCCCGCGTGCCGTTGCCGCCGACAAACTGTTGATCCCGATGGATCTCGAGCAGACCGATCATCTGAAGGCGTACGGCATCGCCTACTGGGCGTTGACGAAGAACATCGAGGTGGACTGGCTGCTGAACTATCGCGGCGGCTCGTTCATGATGGACAGCAACCCGCTGCTGGTCACCGAGTGCCGTGTGCGCGGCATTGCCGCGCAGAGCATTGGCGGTGGGCAGGCGGCCGGGATCTATGAGGAGGTCCAGCGCGACGACAACAATATGGATGTGGTGAGGCTCGAGAAGGCCCCGCGCATTGCGGTGTACGTGCCGCCCGGGTTCCAGCCGTGGGACGATGCCGTAACACTTGCCCTCGAGTATGCGGAGATCACGTATGAGAAGTTGTGGGACACGGAAGTGCTCGGTGGAAAGCTGAACGAGTACGACTGGCTGCATCTGCATCACGAGGACTTCACCGGTCAGTACGGGAAATTCTACGCATCCTTCGCGGGCGCGAGCTGGTATATCGAACAGCAGGTGATGCAGGAAGCAGAAGCGAAGAAGCTCGGCTTCCGGAAGGTGTCGGAGTTGAAGAAGGCCGTGGTGCGGACGATACGCGACTACGTGGCGAACGGAGGGTTCCTCTTCGCGATGTGCTCGGCAGCGGACTCGTACGACATCGCGCTGGCCGCGGAGAACACCGACATCTGCGACGTGATGTATGACGGTGATCCTCCGGACCGTGACGCGCAGTCGAGGCTGGATTACTCCAGGACCTTTGCGTTCACCGATTTCAGCCTTGAGAGGAATCCGCTGCGCTACGAGTACTCCGACATCGACCAGCCGCCGAGCGATGTGCTTGCGCTGCAGGATCCGGAGACGGACTACTTCACACTGTTTGAGTTCTCGGCAAAGTTCGATCCGGTGCCGACCATGCTCACGCAATGCCATGTGAACGTGCTCAAAGGGTTCCTCGGGCAGACGACGAACTTCAAGAAGTCGCTGGTGAAGCGCTCCTGCATCATCCTTGCGGAGCGCGACGGGATGGATCAGGTGCGGTACCTGCACGGGAACGTGGGGCGCGGCACGTTCACGTTCTACGGCGGGCACGATCCGGAGGATTACCAGCATGCGGTCGGCGACCCGCCCACCAACCTTTCCCTGCACAAGAATTCGCCGGGGTACCGGCTGATCCTGAACAACATTCTGTTTCCGGCAGCAAAGAAGAAGCAACAAAAAACATGA
- a CDS encoding 1-deoxy-D-xylulose-5-phosphate reductoisomerase encodes MKRPTNIAILGSTGSIGRSSLEVIEAMPDRFRVTCLTAHRNTDILAEQVRRFKPRAVVVTDPSRAGDLRARVDGATEVLSGDSALLDVVAREDVDIVISALVGFAGLHPTLRAIEAGKDIALANKETLVVGGELVMAKVREHKVRLLPVDSEHSAILQCLQGEDPHSVNRLILTASGGPFLNTPREEMADITPARALKHPTWTMGAKITIDSATLMNKGLEVIEAQWLFGLPAERIEVIVHPQSIIHSMVEFVDGSVKAQLGIPDMKLPIQYALTYPERPPSGFKRVDFAALGRLTFQDPDTERFPCLSLAFRAMREGGTAPAVLNAANEAAVALFLDGKIGFTAIPELIAQTMDALPPSGAVTLELIDRADRDARAFVAQAAAVFSH; translated from the coding sequence GTGAAACGTCCCACCAACATTGCCATACTCGGCTCCACTGGCTCGATCGGCCGCAGCAGTCTCGAGGTGATCGAGGCAATGCCGGACCGCTTCCGCGTTACCTGTCTTACTGCACACCGTAATACCGACATTCTTGCCGAACAGGTACGCCGGTTCAAGCCCCGGGCGGTCGTTGTGACCGATCCCTCCCGCGCCGGAGATCTGCGCGCACGGGTGGATGGTGCGACGGAGGTGTTGAGTGGCGACAGTGCCCTCCTCGATGTGGTGGCACGGGAGGATGTGGATATCGTCATCAGCGCGCTTGTCGGTTTCGCGGGGCTCCATCCCACGTTACGCGCCATCGAAGCGGGCAAGGACATCGCCCTCGCGAACAAGGAAACCCTTGTCGTCGGCGGCGAGCTGGTCATGGCGAAGGTGCGGGAGCACAAGGTCCGCCTCCTCCCGGTCGACAGCGAGCACAGCGCGATCCTCCAGTGCCTGCAGGGCGAGGACCCTCACAGCGTCAACCGGTTGATCCTCACCGCGTCGGGTGGCCCGTTCCTGAACACGCCGCGCGAGGAGATGGCAGACATCACCCCGGCGCGGGCGCTGAAGCATCCGACCTGGACGATGGGGGCCAAGATCACGATCGATTCCGCCACGCTGATGAACAAGGGGCTGGAAGTGATCGAGGCGCAGTGGCTGTTCGGGCTCCCGGCAGAACGGATCGAAGTGATCGTCCACCCGCAATCCATCATCCACTCGATGGTGGAATTCGTGGACGGGTCGGTGAAGGCGCAACTGGGCATCCCGGACATGAAGTTGCCCATTCAATATGCGCTCACCTATCCCGAACGCCCGCCGTCCGGTTTCAAGCGGGTGGATTTTGCGGCGCTCGGGCGGCTGACCTTCCAGGACCCCGACACCGAACGGTTCCCCTGCCTTTCCCTTGCCTTCCGGGCGATGCGTGAAGGCGGCACGGCACCGGCGGTCCTGAATGCAGCCAATGAAGCAGCGGTAGCCCTCTTCCTCGACGGGAAGATCGGCTTCACCGCCATCCCCGAACTGATCGCGCAGACGATGGATGCACTTCCACCGTCGGGCGCTGTGACACTGGAGTTGATAGATCGAGCAGATCGTGATGCGCGGGCGTTCGTCGCGCAGGCGGCTGCGGTATTCTCACACTGA
- a CDS encoding DivIVA domain-containing protein, translating into MKLTPLDIRKQEFKRTMRGYDPVEIDTFLEMVAAEFEEVLKSQKDMRDRAIELEVQLKDYRQIEKTLQQTLLQAQETTGKTYEAARKEAELIVREAEVRATSTLTQAQSDLSALKREIDELGMRKASLIQQLRVILSAELDLLKTLELGTARGLVEPSTAGTGKAAIDLDSVARALNYDGPTETH; encoded by the coding sequence ATGAAACTGACACCACTCGATATTCGCAAACAAGAGTTCAAGCGCACGATGCGCGGGTACGATCCCGTGGAGATCGATACCTTCCTGGAAATGGTCGCGGCGGAGTTCGAAGAGGTCCTGAAGTCGCAGAAGGACATGCGCGACCGGGCGATCGAGCTGGAGGTGCAGCTCAAGGATTACCGCCAGATCGAGAAGACGCTCCAGCAGACCCTCCTGCAGGCGCAGGAGACCACGGGCAAGACGTACGAGGCGGCGCGCAAGGAAGCGGAACTCATCGTCCGCGAAGCCGAGGTGAGGGCGACCTCGACCCTGACCCAGGCGCAGTCGGACCTTTCGGCGCTGAAGCGCGAGATCGATGAGTTGGGAATGCGGAAGGCATCGCTGATCCAGCAGCTGCGCGTGATCCTGAGCGCGGAGCTGGATCTGCTCAAAACGCTTGAACTCGGTACGGCACGCGGACTCGTCGAGCCTTCCACGGCGGGGACCGGCAAGGCCGCGATCGACCTGGACTCTGTGGCACGGGCATTGAACTATGACGGACCAACGGAAACACATTAA
- the pyrF gene encoding orotidine-5'-phosphate decarboxylase — translation MNFTDRLRLSQENHNSLVCVGLDPDPLKLPRHLQGKDEGMLRFSHGIIEATKEVACAYKLNLAFFEAMGDSGPQMLRKTLALIPKDTITIADGKRGDIGNSSAMYARSIMTDLCFDSATVHPYMGFDSVEPFAKDPSRGVFVLALTSNPGAKDLQYLKIAGTPLYEHVVRKVKKWNTAGNFGLVVGATRPAQLKQIRALAPKMPLLIPGIGAQGGDVRKAVQYGCDATGALALLNASRSILFASAGEDFADAARTAAHALRDEINRYREQYFG, via the coding sequence ATGAACTTCACAGACCGTCTTCGCCTCAGCCAGGAGAACCATAACTCACTGGTGTGTGTCGGACTCGATCCCGATCCCTTGAAACTCCCCCGCCATCTCCAGGGAAAGGACGAGGGCATGCTGCGGTTCAGCCACGGCATCATCGAGGCAACGAAAGAAGTGGCCTGCGCCTACAAGCTGAATCTTGCTTTCTTCGAGGCGATGGGCGACTCCGGGCCCCAGATGCTCCGGAAGACGCTCGCACTGATACCGAAGGATACCATCACGATCGCCGACGGCAAGCGCGGCGATATCGGCAATTCTTCGGCAATGTATGCTCGATCGATCATGACCGATCTCTGCTTCGATTCCGCCACGGTGCATCCGTACATGGGATTCGATTCGGTGGAGCCGTTCGCGAAGGATCCTTCCCGGGGGGTCTTCGTTCTTGCGCTCACGTCGAACCCGGGCGCAAAGGACCTGCAGTACCTGAAGATCGCCGGCACACCGCTCTATGAACACGTGGTCCGCAAGGTGAAGAAGTGGAACACCGCGGGCAACTTCGGACTTGTGGTAGGCGCCACGCGTCCGGCACAGTTGAAGCAGATCCGTGCACTCGCACCGAAGATGCCGTTGCTCATCCCCGGCATCGGCGCACAGGGGGGCGATGTTCGTAAGGCGGTGCAGTATGGCTGCGATGCCACGGGTGCCCTGGCGCTGCTCAATGCCTCACGCAGCATCCTGTTCGCTTCCGCGGGCGAGGACTTCGCCGATGCGGCACGGACCGCGGCGCACGCACTCCGCGATGAGATCAACCGTTACCGCGAACAGTACTTCGGGTAG
- a CDS encoding DUF2851 family protein, protein MTRLPESALHRIWERHSVLLPRLRTRDGRAVRIIRAGTPNPDSGPDFLGAVLRIGATTFRGDVEIHTTSTGWHHHHHHTDPRYNRVILHVVAEDPDTSPAACTASGRRLPVLILPAIVPHTAVHASDRDRIVTSCVTRLQSNGDPRAMLARLGRARLRRKARRFEHRLRQLVAEEHGIVAEPEPSYATRERIGPHPAYAWPLRTLREPHLWEQLAYEGMMESMGYARNSAAFLLLSRTITLRMLRGRGLTDVDGVMGMLFGAAGLLPAPETLDDPDAAVCVRRLRRHWHTAAASLDHSRLTGADWVFFRLRPANFPTARIAAVAYLLPVLFADRRLCAIMRDAVYGVGPVRARLRRLQCACAIAPEGYWSHHLHFRDRWKDRGIRLGRDRIAIIMMNALVPAALAYARVTHDRRLARKVYALARDIPPPHEPAIIREIRAHGLNKEMKLTAMEEMGLLELRSREERRWT, encoded by the coding sequence ATGACGCGCCTCCCGGAATCGGCCCTCCACCGGATCTGGGAACGGCACAGCGTTCTCCTCCCCCGCCTGCGCACCCGCGATGGCCGCGCGGTCAGGATCATCCGCGCCGGCACACCGAACCCCGACAGCGGCCCCGATTTTCTCGGGGCCGTTCTCCGCATCGGCGCTACGACGTTCCGCGGCGATGTGGAGATCCATACGACCTCCACGGGATGGCATCACCACCATCACCATACCGACCCGCGGTATAACCGCGTGATCCTCCATGTCGTGGCCGAAGACCCGGACACCAGCCCGGCCGCATGCACGGCATCCGGACGGCGTCTGCCAGTCCTCATCCTCCCCGCCATCGTTCCCCATACAGCCGTCCATGCATCCGATAGGGATCGCATCGTTACTTCGTGTGTGACGCGGCTGCAAAGCAACGGCGATCCGCGGGCGATGCTTGCCCGCCTTGGCCGGGCACGGCTCCGGCGGAAGGCACGCCGGTTCGAACACCGACTCCGGCAACTCGTCGCAGAAGAACACGGCATCGTCGCCGAACCGGAACCCTCCTACGCAACCCGGGAGCGCATCGGTCCGCACCCGGCATATGCGTGGCCACTACGCACGCTGCGCGAGCCGCACCTCTGGGAGCAACTCGCCTACGAAGGCATGATGGAATCGATGGGGTACGCGCGGAACAGTGCCGCGTTCCTGCTCCTGTCGCGGACGATCACCTTGCGCATGCTGCGGGGTCGTGGACTCACCGATGTCGATGGGGTCATGGGGATGCTCTTCGGCGCAGCAGGACTGCTGCCGGCCCCGGAAACACTGGATGATCCTGATGCTGCCGTGTGTGTCCGCCGGCTCCGGCGCCACTGGCACACGGCCGCAGCGTCGTTGGACCATTCACGCCTCACCGGGGCCGACTGGGTCTTCTTCCGGTTGCGGCCGGCGAACTTCCCCACCGCGCGGATCGCTGCCGTCGCATATCTTCTGCCGGTGCTCTTCGCAGACCGGCGCCTGTGCGCCATCATGCGTGATGCGGTGTACGGGGTTGGACCGGTCCGTGCGCGGCTGCGCCGGCTGCAGTGCGCCTGCGCCATCGCTCCGGAGGGGTACTGGTCGCACCATCTGCATTTCCGGGACCGGTGGAAGGATCGCGGCATACGTCTCGGGCGGGACCGCATCGCGATCATCATGATGAATGCTCTGGTTCCCGCTGCTCTTGCGTATGCCCGGGTCACGCATGATCGCCGTCTCGCACGGAAGGTCTACGCATTGGCACGCGACATCCCACCCCCCCATGAACCGGCGATCATCCGGGAGATACGCGCGCATGGGCTGAACAAGGAGATGAAGCTGACAGCAATGGAGGAAATGGGGCTGCTGGAACTCCGGAGCCGGGAGGAGAGAAGATGGACGTAA
- the rseP gene encoding RIP metalloprotease RseP: MEFLQTAMYFILTLGVLVFVHEFGHFITAKLSGMKVDRFSIGFPPRAFGKQIGETDYCISWIPIGGYVKIAGMIDESFDTDYLAQAPQPWEFRAKPVWQKMLVISGGVIMNILLAIVIFWGINFVQGTVIRETTTIGMVAEGSVAQKSGLLGGDRIVRINGTAITHWDEILNSVYIDQAGEDVQFTVNRAGSEMDITIPRSAIPEPNETAFGIIPDQTEILVGTVQGGMPADAIGLKPGDVLTAIGGEKLVTDAQVKAVVQQHAGKPIAIEWRRDAAIMKGTVTPTDDGRIGIGFGLRYTGPTRKVEYSFFGALPHALTNVVDVSVLFVKQVWQIIVGKVAFAQSVGGPIKIAQMATQTAEMGLLTYLGFMALLSMSLAILNFLPFPALDGGHMVFLVYEAIFKREVPVKVRMALQKAGFVLLLAFMAFVLYNDIRQF, encoded by the coding sequence ATGGAGTTCCTCCAAACAGCGATGTATTTCATCCTCACGCTCGGCGTGCTGGTCTTCGTGCACGAATTCGGGCACTTCATCACCGCGAAACTTTCCGGCATGAAGGTGGACCGTTTCTCGATCGGCTTTCCTCCCCGGGCATTCGGCAAGCAGATCGGCGAGACCGACTACTGTATCTCCTGGATCCCGATCGGCGGCTACGTGAAGATCGCCGGGATGATCGATGAGAGCTTCGACACCGACTATCTCGCGCAGGCACCCCAGCCGTGGGAATTCCGCGCAAAGCCCGTCTGGCAGAAGATGCTCGTCATCTCGGGCGGCGTGATCATGAACATCCTCCTCGCAATCGTCATCTTCTGGGGCATCAACTTCGTCCAGGGAACGGTCATCCGCGAGACGACCACGATCGGGATGGTGGCAGAAGGAAGCGTGGCGCAGAAGAGCGGACTCCTGGGGGGCGACAGGATCGTCCGCATCAACGGTACCGCGATCACGCATTGGGATGAGATCCTGAACAGCGTGTACATCGATCAGGCCGGTGAGGATGTGCAATTCACGGTGAACCGCGCCGGATCCGAGATGGACATCACGATCCCGCGCTCCGCGATCCCCGAACCGAACGAGACGGCATTCGGGATCATCCCCGACCAGACCGAGATCCTCGTCGGCACGGTGCAGGGGGGCATGCCCGCCGACGCCATCGGACTGAAGCCGGGTGACGTATTGACGGCGATCGGCGGCGAGAAGCTCGTCACCGATGCACAGGTGAAAGCGGTCGTGCAGCAGCATGCCGGCAAGCCCATTGCCATAGAGTGGCGCCGCGATGCCGCGATCATGAAAGGGACGGTCACGCCGACGGACGATGGCCGCATCGGGATCGGTTTCGGCTTGCGCTACACCGGGCCGACGCGCAAGGTGGAGTATTCGTTCTTCGGTGCCCTGCCCCACGCCCTGACGAATGTCGTGGATGTGAGCGTGTTGTTCGTGAAGCAGGTCTGGCAGATCATCGTCGGCAAGGTGGCGTTCGCCCAATCCGTGGGCGGCCCCATCAAGATCGCTCAGATGGCGACGCAGACGGCGGAGATGGGACTCCTGACCTACCTCGGCTTCATGGCCCTGCTCAGCATGAGCCTGGCCATTCTCAATTTCCTCCCGTTCCCGGCGTTGGACGGCGGACACATGGTCTTCCTTGTGTACGAGGCCATCTTCAAGCGCGAAGTGCCGGTCAAGGTGCGCATGGCGCTGCAGAAGGCAGGGTTCGTCCTGTTGCTGGCGTTCATGGCGTTCGTACTTTATAACGATATTCGGCAGTTCTAA